In a genomic window of Saccharothrix sp. HUAS TT1:
- a CDS encoding UvrD-helicase domain-containing protein yields the protein MPSGVERAGEQPVALAGPFEVAEALGLPKPTPEQAAVVAAPTAPALVVAGAGAGKTETMAARVVYLVANGFVTPDRVLGLTFTRKAARQLADRVRLRLRRLGGSPLLDRLDPSGERRAAVLTTEPVILTYHAYAGRLVGEHGLRLPVEPGVRLLTETAAWQLAHRVVSTWNDDLDTDKVPATVTGYLLALAGELGEHLVDPVALWRHAERLCAAIENAPKTARQRDGLPESLKAVVYAQRLRVNLLPLLEAYQARKRREAAMDFADQMSLAARLASEHPEVVRGERERYGAVLLDEYQDTGHAQRVLLRSLFGRGEPMPVTSVGDPAQAIYGWRGASAANLPRFVHDFPPARKYGLLTSFRNPPEVLALANAVSAPLRAMGLDVDELRARPGAGPGDVRVALFGDVREELDWLADTVAAQWEAHLDSSDEPPTAAVLVRRRSDMADIAAALRQRGLPVEVVGLGGLLDEPEVRDLTSALRVLVDPLAGTAAARLLTGSRWRVAAYDLAALWTRARDLAGAPSRQAVVGDPLAVLADALPGEHSEQAGLADALDDPGDPSAYSAEGYRRIRRLGAELASLRRRLDQPLPELVADVERTLLLDIEAMARPGGVGRAHLDAFADVVNDFAAASPSATLPALLDYLYTAEQAEDGLEPGEVEVAENRVQVLTMHSAKGLEWHIVAVPHVVKDVFPGRKKSSSWLRSVAELPADLRGDAEDLPVLRIAPDANRKEVEEALVRHEDDFDARRLVEERRLLYVALTRSEHSLLVSGHWWGETGDKPKGPSAFLTEIRESVLAADHPPADIAHWADRPAEDDPNPLASQTKTAQWPADPLGKRRAAVAEGADLVLTALDHLDRESNPQDPRVEPPGPPSSTLDDDPEGWARDVDVLLAERAAAADRRERVVLPDHLSVSQLVELAADPDLLARRLRRPLPFPPNPLARRGTAFHTWLEQRFGASRLFDLDDLPGAADDGAAPDTDLTRLQEAFLASGWADRVPHDVEVPFEAEVDGLSVRGRMDAVFADDDGGWTVVDWKTGAVPEPDRLPALSVQLAAYRLAWAALTGTPVDKVRAAFHYVRQDHTLRPADLLDADGLRALIRSIPS from the coding sequence CTGCCGAGCGGAGTCGAGCGCGCGGGCGAGCAGCCGGTGGCGCTCGCCGGCCCGTTCGAGGTCGCCGAAGCCCTGGGCCTGCCCAAACCCACCCCCGAACAGGCCGCGGTCGTCGCCGCGCCCACCGCGCCCGCGCTCGTCGTGGCCGGCGCCGGCGCCGGCAAGACCGAGACGATGGCCGCCCGCGTCGTCTACCTGGTCGCCAACGGCTTCGTCACCCCCGACCGCGTCCTGGGCCTGACGTTCACCCGCAAGGCCGCGCGCCAGCTGGCCGACCGGGTCCGGCTGCGGCTGCGCCGGCTCGGCGGCTCGCCGCTGCTGGACCGGCTCGACCCCAGCGGTGAGCGGCGGGCCGCCGTGCTCACCACCGAACCGGTGATCCTGACCTACCACGCCTACGCGGGCAGGCTCGTCGGCGAGCACGGCCTGCGGCTGCCGGTCGAACCCGGCGTGCGGCTGCTCACCGAGACCGCCGCGTGGCAGCTCGCGCACCGCGTGGTGTCGACGTGGAACGACGACCTGGACACCGACAAGGTGCCCGCCACCGTCACCGGCTACCTGCTCGCGCTGGCCGGGGAACTCGGCGAGCACCTGGTCGACCCGGTCGCGCTGTGGCGGCACGCCGAACGGCTGTGCGCGGCCATCGAGAACGCGCCGAAGACCGCGCGGCAGCGCGACGGCCTGCCCGAGTCGCTGAAGGCCGTGGTGTACGCCCAGCGCCTGCGCGTCAACCTGCTGCCGCTGCTGGAGGCGTACCAGGCGCGCAAGCGGCGGGAGGCGGCGATGGACTTCGCCGACCAGATGTCCCTGGCCGCACGGCTCGCGTCCGAGCACCCGGAGGTGGTGCGCGGCGAGCGCGAGCGCTACGGCGCCGTGCTGCTGGACGAGTACCAGGACACCGGTCACGCCCAGCGCGTGCTGCTGCGGTCGTTGTTCGGGCGGGGCGAGCCGATGCCGGTGACCTCGGTCGGCGACCCGGCGCAGGCGATCTACGGCTGGCGCGGCGCGTCCGCGGCCAACCTGCCCCGGTTCGTCCACGACTTCCCGCCCGCGCGCAAGTACGGCCTGCTCACCAGCTTCCGCAACCCGCCGGAGGTGCTGGCGCTGGCCAACGCCGTGTCCGCGCCGCTGCGCGCCATGGGCCTGGACGTGGACGAGCTGCGCGCCCGTCCCGGAGCCGGACCCGGCGACGTGCGGGTGGCGTTGTTCGGCGACGTGCGCGAGGAGCTGGACTGGCTGGCCGACACGGTGGCCGCGCAGTGGGAAGCGCACCTGGACTCCAGCGACGAGCCGCCGACCGCGGCGGTGCTGGTGCGCCGCCGCTCGGACATGGCGGACATCGCGGCGGCGCTGCGGCAGCGCGGCCTGCCGGTGGAGGTCGTCGGCCTGGGCGGGCTGCTCGACGAACCCGAGGTGCGCGACCTGACCAGCGCGTTGCGCGTCCTGGTCGACCCGCTGGCGGGCACCGCCGCCGCCCGGCTGCTCACCGGTTCCCGCTGGCGGGTCGCCGCCTACGACCTGGCCGCGCTGTGGACGCGGGCGCGTGACCTGGCGGGCGCGCCGAGCAGGCAGGCCGTGGTGGGCGACCCGCTGGCCGTGCTGGCCGACGCCCTGCCCGGCGAGCACTCCGAGCAGGCCGGTCTCGCGGACGCGCTGGACGACCCGGGCGACCCGAGCGCGTACTCCGCCGAGGGCTACCGGCGGATCCGGCGGCTGGGCGCGGAACTGGCGTCGTTGCGGCGACGGCTGGACCAGCCGCTGCCCGAGCTGGTCGCCGACGTGGAGCGCACGCTGCTGCTGGACATCGAGGCGATGGCCCGGCCGGGCGGCGTCGGCCGGGCGCACCTGGACGCGTTCGCCGACGTGGTCAACGACTTCGCCGCGGCCAGCCCGTCGGCCACCCTGCCCGCGCTGCTCGACTACCTCTACACCGCCGAGCAGGCCGAGGACGGGCTGGAGCCCGGCGAGGTCGAGGTGGCCGAGAACCGGGTGCAGGTGCTGACCATGCACTCGGCGAAGGGCCTGGAGTGGCACATCGTCGCCGTGCCGCACGTGGTCAAGGACGTGTTCCCGGGCCGGAAGAAGTCGTCCAGCTGGCTGCGCTCGGTGGCCGAGCTGCCCGCCGACCTGCGCGGCGACGCCGAGGACCTGCCCGTGCTGCGCATCGCGCCCGACGCCAACCGCAAGGAGGTCGAGGAGGCGCTGGTCCGGCACGAGGACGACTTCGACGCCCGCCGGCTGGTGGAGGAGCGCCGGCTGCTGTACGTCGCCCTGACCCGGTCCGAGCACAGCCTGCTGGTGTCGGGGCACTGGTGGGGCGAGACGGGGGACAAGCCCAAGGGCCCCTCGGCGTTCCTGACCGAGATCCGCGAGTCGGTGCTGGCCGCCGACCACCCGCCCGCCGACATCGCCCACTGGGCCGACCGACCGGCCGAGGACGACCCGAACCCCCTGGCCTCCCAGACGAAGACGGCCCAGTGGCCGGCCGACCCGCTCGGCAAGCGCCGCGCCGCCGTCGCCGAGGGCGCCGACCTGGTCCTGACCGCCCTCGACCACCTCGACCGCGAGTCGAACCCCCAGGACCCGCGTGTCGAACCTCCAGGACCCCCGAGTTCAACGCTCGACGACGACCCGGAGGGCTGGGCGCGGGACGTCGACGTGCTCCTGGCCGAACGGGCCGCCGCGGCCGACCGGCGGGAACGCGTCGTCCTGCCCGACCACCTCTCGGTCAGCCAGCTGGTCGAGCTGGCGGCCGACCCGGACCTGCTCGCCCGCAGGCTGCGCCGCCCGCTGCCGTTCCCGCCCAACCCGCTGGCCCGCCGCGGCACGGCGTTCCACACCTGGCTGGAGCAGCGGTTCGGCGCGAGCCGCCTGTTCGACCTGGACGACCTGCCCGGCGCGGCCGACGACGGCGCGGCGCCCGACACCGACCTCACCCGCCTCCAGGAGGCGTTCCTGGCCAGCGGCTGGGCCGACCGCGTCCCGCACGACGTCGAGGTGCCGTTCGAGGCGGAGGTCGACGGCCTGTCCGTGCGCGGCCGGATGGACGCCGTGTTCGCCGACGACGACGGCGGCTGGACCGTGGTCGACTGGAAGACCGGCGCGGTGCCCGAGCCCGACCGGCTGCCCGCGCTGTCCGTGCAGCTCGCCGCGTACCGGCTGGCGTGGGCGGCGCTGACCGGCACACCGGTCGACAAGGTGCGGGCGGCGTTCCACTACGTCCGCCAGGACCACACGCTGCGCCCCGCCGACCTGCTCGACGCCGACGGCCTGCGCGCGCTGATCCGCTCGATCCCGAGCTAG
- a CDS encoding ATP-dependent helicase has translation MPSVVNRAPLLVRRVREEEPRREWDASARAVFEHVGGPLRVLGGPGTGKTTLLAEVVAHRVLEGGVHPENVLVLTANRRAAEAMRAHITRLLTGAGADGVLPTTQEPLVRTVHSYAFAVLRAQAVRTGDPAPRLLSGPEQDAVVRELLAGDVAMGASKWPERLRPALALPGFAGELRDLMLRATERGLAPEDLTELGRKHAREEWVAAGLFATQYEQVNLLSSSGQGHAPSFDAAELVGSALLAFETEPDVLAGERERVRHLLVDDAQHLDPLQHEFIRVLGGTAREFVLAGDPDQAVFTFRGADPAALTEADGPVVVLRHGHRMAPEVRAAVGRLAARLPGASPTREVTPVDGTGNVQVRLFASAAQEASWVADQLRRAHLIDEVPWSRMAVVARSAVRSLPVLQRALLAAGVPVAVQRDELPLARQPAVVPFLALLRCAAVPGSLDEDTAAMLLSSPLGGADPLALRRLRRGLRRLELAAGRDRPSGELLVEVIESADRLAALEDAEAQPARRVGGLLRKARKGIADGLTVEQVLWELWQATGLELRWVAQSGRHGTVGMQADRDLDAIVALFESAAKYVDRLPGSGAEGFADYLAAQEIVGDTLAASAPIGEAVSVLTAHAAAGREWTVVAVPGVQEGSWPDLRLRGSLLGVERMVDVVAGVSAETVSAVAPILAEERRLLLVAASRAQRTLLVSAVRGEDEQPSRFLDEIEELSTDEPERPTFTPERGLVLAELVGELRRVVCADEEPAERRERAAAQLARLAAEGVPGAHPDSWYGLAEVTTDDPLWTEEHTVSVSPSTVEVLAKCPLRWVVERHGGQDPAELASITGTLVHALAQAAANGADEKELRVRLDEAWAAVDAGAPWFSRRERIRVERMLDTFLAWLASSRSQLTQVAVEEEISVEVPKREGGPFLRVRGRVDRLETDRDGRPVVVDVKTGKSPVSKDKAQEHPQLAIYQLASALGGFTHLGLGSDPGGARLLYVAKEDRKTGAVEREQAPLDEQGVRVWLEAVQLAAGSSVGPRYQAAENADCDRCPARTTCPVHSSGRQVSQ, from the coding sequence ATGCCCTCCGTGGTCAACCGCGCCCCTCTGCTGGTGCGCCGGGTTCGCGAGGAAGAGCCCCGGCGCGAGTGGGACGCGTCCGCACGCGCCGTGTTCGAGCACGTCGGCGGCCCGCTGAGGGTGCTCGGCGGGCCCGGCACCGGCAAGACGACCCTGCTGGCCGAGGTGGTCGCGCACCGCGTGCTGGAAGGCGGCGTGCACCCGGAGAACGTGCTGGTCCTCACCGCGAACCGCCGCGCGGCCGAGGCCATGCGCGCCCACATCACCCGCCTGCTCACCGGCGCCGGGGCCGACGGCGTGCTGCCGACCACGCAGGAACCGCTGGTCCGGACCGTGCACTCGTACGCGTTCGCCGTCCTGCGCGCCCAGGCCGTGCGGACCGGCGACCCGGCGCCCCGCCTGCTGTCCGGTCCCGAGCAGGACGCGGTGGTGCGCGAGCTGCTGGCCGGCGACGTCGCCATGGGCGCGTCGAAGTGGCCGGAACGGCTGCGGCCCGCGTTGGCGCTGCCCGGTTTCGCCGGCGAGCTGCGCGACCTGATGCTGCGCGCCACCGAACGCGGCCTCGCCCCCGAGGACCTGACCGAGCTCGGCCGCAAGCACGCGCGCGAGGAGTGGGTGGCGGCCGGCCTGTTCGCCACCCAGTACGAGCAGGTCAACCTGCTGTCCAGCAGCGGCCAGGGGCACGCGCCGTCGTTCGACGCGGCCGAACTGGTCGGCAGCGCGCTGCTGGCGTTCGAGACCGAGCCGGACGTGCTGGCCGGCGAGCGCGAACGCGTCCGCCACCTGCTGGTGGACGACGCCCAGCACCTCGACCCGCTGCAGCACGAGTTCATCCGCGTCCTCGGTGGGACGGCTCGGGAGTTCGTCCTGGCGGGCGACCCGGACCAGGCCGTGTTCACCTTCCGCGGCGCGGACCCGGCGGCGCTGACCGAGGCGGACGGGCCGGTCGTGGTGCTGCGGCACGGCCACCGGATGGCGCCGGAGGTCCGGGCCGCGGTCGGCAGGCTCGCCGCGCGGCTGCCGGGCGCGTCCCCGACGCGCGAGGTCACGCCGGTGGACGGCACGGGCAACGTGCAGGTGCGGCTGTTCGCCTCGGCCGCGCAGGAGGCGAGCTGGGTGGCCGACCAGCTGCGCCGGGCGCACCTGATCGACGAGGTGCCGTGGTCGCGGATGGCGGTGGTGGCGCGGTCGGCGGTCCGGTCGCTGCCGGTGCTGCAACGGGCGCTGCTGGCGGCGGGCGTGCCGGTGGCGGTGCAGCGCGACGAGCTGCCGCTGGCGCGACAACCCGCGGTGGTGCCGTTCCTGGCGTTGCTGCGCTGCGCCGCCGTGCCCGGGAGCCTGGACGAGGACACCGCGGCGATGCTGCTGTCCTCACCGCTGGGCGGCGCGGACCCGTTGGCGCTGCGGCGGTTGCGGCGCGGTCTGCGCCGGCTGGAGCTGGCCGCGGGCCGGGACCGGCCGAGCGGCGAGCTGCTGGTCGAGGTGATCGAGTCGGCCGACCGGCTGGCCGCGCTGGAGGACGCCGAGGCGCAGCCGGCGCGGCGGGTCGGCGGCCTGCTGCGCAAGGCGCGCAAGGGCATCGCGGACGGCCTGACCGTCGAGCAGGTGCTGTGGGAGCTGTGGCAGGCCACCGGCCTGGAGCTGCGGTGGGTGGCGCAGTCCGGGCGGCACGGCACCGTCGGCATGCAGGCCGACCGGGACCTGGACGCGATCGTGGCGCTGTTCGAGTCGGCGGCGAAGTACGTGGACCGGCTGCCCGGCTCGGGCGCCGAGGGCTTCGCGGACTACCTGGCGGCGCAGGAGATCGTCGGCGACACGCTGGCCGCGTCCGCGCCGATCGGCGAGGCGGTGTCGGTGCTGACCGCGCACGCCGCCGCCGGTCGCGAGTGGACGGTCGTGGCGGTGCCCGGCGTGCAGGAGGGCAGCTGGCCGGACCTGCGGCTGCGCGGGTCGCTGCTCGGCGTGGAGCGGATGGTCGACGTGGTGGCGGGCGTGTCGGCGGAGACGGTGTCCGCGGTCGCGCCGATCCTGGCCGAGGAACGGCGGCTGCTGCTGGTCGCGGCGAGCCGCGCGCAGCGGACGCTGCTGGTCAGCGCGGTGCGCGGCGAGGACGAGCAGCCGTCTCGGTTCCTGGACGAGATCGAGGAGCTGTCCACCGACGAGCCCGAGCGGCCGACGTTCACGCCCGAGCGCGGCCTGGTGCTGGCCGAGCTGGTCGGCGAGCTGCGCCGGGTGGTGTGCGCGGACGAGGAGCCGGCCGAACGGCGGGAGCGGGCGGCGGCGCAGCTGGCCCGGCTGGCGGCGGAGGGCGTGCCGGGCGCGCACCCCGACTCCTGGTACGGCCTGGCGGAGGTGACCACCGACGATCCACTGTGGACCGAGGAGCACACGGTCAGCGTGTCGCCGTCCACGGTGGAGGTGCTGGCGAAGTGCCCGCTGCGGTGGGTGGTCGAGCGGCACGGCGGGCAGGACCCGGCCGAGCTGGCGTCGATCACCGGCACCCTCGTGCACGCGCTGGCGCAGGCCGCCGCGAACGGCGCGGACGAGAAGGAGCTGCGGGTCCGGCTGGACGAGGCGTGGGCCGCGGTGGACGCGGGCGCGCCCTGGTTCTCCCGGCGCGAGCGGATCCGGGTGGAGCGGATGCTCGACACGTTCCTGGCGTGGCTGGCGTCCAGCCGCTCCCAGCTCACCCAGGTCGCGGTCGAGGAGGAGATCTCGGTCGAGGTGCCCAAGCGGGAGGGCGGGCCGTTCCTGCGGGTGCGCGGCCGGGTCGACCGGCTGGAGACCGACCGCGACGGCCGACCGGTCGTGGTGGACGTCAAGACCGGCAAGAGCCCGGTGAGCAAGGACAAGGCGCAGGAGCACCCGCAGCTCGCGATCTACCAGCTGGCGTCCGCGCTGGGCGGCTTCACGCACCTCGGCCTGGGCAGCGACCCGGGCGGCGCGCGGCTGCTGTACGTGGCCAAGGAGGACCGCAAGACCGGCGCCGTCGAACGGGAGCAGGCGCCGCTGGACGAGCAGGGCGTGCGGGTGTGGCTGGAGGCCGTGCAGCTGGCCGCCGGTTCCAGCGTCGGGCCGCGCTACCAGGCGGCGGAGAACGCGGACTGCGACCGCTGCCCGGCCCGCACCACCTGCCCGGTGCACTCCTCCGGCCGCCAGGTCAGCCAGTAG